Genomic DNA from bacterium:
GCGTGGCAGATAATTCTGGAGCAAGAAAGCTTATGTGTATGAAGGTTCTTGGTGGTTCAAAGAGAAGATATGCAGGACTTGGCGATATAATTATTGGTGTTGTTAAAGAGGCTATCCCTACATCACCTATCAAACAAGGCTCAGTGGTTAAGGCTGTTGTGGTTAGAACAAGAAAGGAGCAAAGAAGAGAGGATGGCTCATATATAAGGTTTGACACTAATTCAGCTATTATCATTGATAATGATGGAAATCCAAAGGCAACTCGTGTTTTTGGGCCTGTGGCAAGGGAATTGAGGCAAAAGAATTTTACAAAGATAATAACCCTTGCCCCAGAAGTGGTATAATGAAAAAAAATTGTGGTAAAAATTTAATAAAATGAGTTTAAGGATAAAGAAAAACGATAGGGTATATGTTTTAACAGGAAAAGATAGGGGAAAGGAGGGAAAGATAATAAAGGTTTTTCCTAAAAAAGAAAAGGTTCTAGTTGAGGGAATAAATAGGATAAAAAGGCATACAAGACCAACCCAGGCAAATAGACAGGGAGGGATTATTGAAAGGGAATCTCCTATTCATATCTCAAATGTAGCCCTTGTTTGTCCTAATTGCACAAGCCCAACAAGGTTTTCTGTTGGATTTACCTCAAACCAAGATAAAGTTAGGATATGCAGAAAATGCAAGGAGCCTATAGATAGGAAGGAATAATGGCGAGATTAAAGACAATTTATAAAGATAAAATAATTCCCCTTATGATGAAGGAGGATGGATATAAAAATCCTCTGGCTGTTCCACGGCTTTCAAAGATTGTTATTAATATGGGCGTAGGAGATGCAACAGTGGATGG
This window encodes:
- the rplX gene encoding 50S ribosomal protein L24 gives rise to the protein MSLRIKKNDRVYVLTGKDRGKEGKIIKVFPKKEKVLVEGINRIKRHTRPTQANRQGGIIERESPIHISNVALVCPNCTSPTRFSVGFTSNQDKVRICRKCKEPIDRKE
- the rplN gene encoding 50S ribosomal protein L14, whose protein sequence is MIQQQTMLSVADNSGARKLMCMKVLGGSKRRYAGLGDIIIGVVKEAIPTSPIKQGSVVKAVVVRTRKEQRREDGSYIRFDTNSAIIIDNDGNPKATRVFGPVARELRQKNFTKIITLAPEVV